CTAGCTGCTTCTTCATTGCCTCCAATAGCGTAAATATGACGGCCAAACATTGTGTATTTTAAAACAAGAAACATGATGATATACACAAGGACCATTAAATAGATAGGTGTAGGAATAGATAGAATAGACCCTGATCCTACAAACCGAAATGTACTCGATTCCAGAACGACTGGATATCCTCCGCTAGTTACATAGGCCAGCCCTCTCACATAGGTCATGCTCGCAAGCGTAACGATAAAAGCAGGCAGTCCGATTTTCGCAGTAAATACTCCATTTATAAAACCGACAAGATAACCTGCACCAACTCCGAGCAGCATAGCAATTATCGGGTTCATTCCTGTTTGGGAAGCCATAACAGAGACAACTCCCGATAAGGCTACGATCGACCCTACAGATAAATCGATACCTCCGGTTAGAATAACAATCGTCATACCCGCAGCTAGAATCGCAGTTACGGATACCTGTTTTAAAATATTGGTAAGGTTCGCAGAGTCTAAAAAGTTAGGAGCCATGACACTCATTACGATACAAAGCAAAATCAAAATGATCACCATTCCAAGCTGGTTCCAGAGTGTCGAAGCATGGCGGCCTAACTTAAATCCAGGCCCTACAGGCGGGTGAGCCGGCTGTTGATTAGACGACAAAGTTGATTTCATTTTACTTACCTCCCGTTGCGTGATACATAATTCGTTCTTGCGTGGCTTCATGCTTTTGAAGGTGTCCGGTGATCCGTCCTTCATGCATCACAAAAATCCGGTCACTTACACCTATGACTTCCGGAAGTTCAGAGGAGATCATCAACACCGCAAGCCCCGCATCTGCAAGTTCTGAAATGATTTTATGAATTTCTGTTTTGGCCCCGATATCTACCCCACGCGTTGGTTCATCAAGCAAAAGAACTTTAGGGTTAGTTGACAGCCACCTGGCAATGACAGCTTTTTGCTGATTTCCTCCGCTTAAGCCGGAAATGGGCTGATCGGGTGAAGCTGTCTTTATGTTTAAGCTTTGAATATATTCGTCTGCCATACGGTTTAAAGACTTCCAATTAATCTTCAAATTCTTTTTATGCTCTTTTAATTCCGCGAGCAAAATATTCTCTTTCACAGACATATCAGGGAATAATCCTTGTTCTTTGCGGCTTTCAGGTACGAGGGCTATACCATGTTTAATCGCATCAATTGGTGATTTGATTTTCACCTGCTGTCCACCTGCCCAGACTTCTCCCTGCTGGATATCAGAAACACCGAAGATTGATCGGACAAGCTCTGTTCTGCCAGCTCCAACCAGTCCTGCAAACCCTACAATCTCTCCTGGATAGATCTGAAAAGACAGGTCTTTAACAAATGTGGAATCACTTAAATTTCTCACTTCTAAAGCAGGCTTATCTTTACCTTCTTCTTTTATATAATTGCTTTTCGAACGCTGAAATAGGTCTTTTAAGTCACGGCCAACCATTAAACTGACTAAATGATCTGGGTTTGTCTCATGGATAGGACCACTTTGAATCCACTCCCCATCACGCAATACTGTATACCGGTCTGAAATCTTAAAAATTTCTTCCATTCGATGGGAGATATACACGATGGCAACGCCTTGTTTTCTTAAGTCTTTAATAATCGTAAATAAGCTGTCAATTTCTTTATCTGTTAAAGATGCTGTCGGCTCATCCATGATCAGGACTTCCGCTTTGTACGAGAGGGCTCTTGCGATTTCCACCATCTGCTGCTGGGCCACACTTAATGTCGAGACAAGGGTTTCAGGCTTTAAATCTGAACCCATGGAAGATAATACTTCCTTTGCTCGTTTATGTACTTCCTCCCATCGCACCATGCCGAATTTGTTTCGAGGGTATTTCGTTCCCATTAAAATGTTTTCACTAATGGTCAAGTTTGGAGAGAGGTTGAGTTCCTGATGAATAACTCCAATCCCTCTCTTTCTGGCAGTCAGCGGATCCTTCCACGTGACTGACTGATTTTTATAAGTTATCCTGCCACTGTCCTGATCAGGTACGTAGACTCCAGATAATATTTTCATTAACGTAGATTTCCCGGCTCCGTTCTCTCCCATTAAGGCGTGAACTTCACCCGGGTAAAGATCAATATATACATTTTTCAAAACCGTAGTGCCAGAAAAAGTTTTGCTGATTCCTTCCATACGTAGGATAGGCATGGCTGCGGCTGAATTTATCTTCACCTTTTCCTGCATAACCATAGCTTTTCACTCCTTACTTAGATTGAAATGACGGCCCTTGCTGCAGCAAGGACCGTACTCCTTTTGGCAAAAGATCTCTACCAGCCTTCATAAGAATCTACGTTGTCTTGCGTCACTAAATCTACTGGAATTTTGATCACTTCTTCTACAGATTCGCCGTCCAATACTTGTATTCCAACGTCCATGGCTTTTTTGATCATTTCATCAGGGTGCTGAGCAGAAGTACCTGCAATTGAACTTCCCTCTTTCTTCATCGCTTCAATAACATCCGGCGAACCATCAACACCGACAATATAAAATTCATCTTGTCGGCCGGCTTGCTGCTGGGCAATTTCTGCACCGATTGCTACAGGATCGTTATTGGCAAAAACAGCGTCAATAGTACCCGGCTCGTTGGCCTGCAAAATACTTTCCATGACCTGTAACCCTTTTTCACGGTTCCCTTCACCATTCTGCTTCGCAATTACTTTAATATCAGTGCCTTTGATCGTATCTTCAAACCCGGCAATCCGATCTTTCACAGCAGTTACAGGAGGGCCGTCGATCACAACAACATTCCCTTTCCCGCCAAGGTCTTCAATCATATATTCAGCCGCCAGAACCCCACCCTGGTAGTTATCCGAAGTTACCGTTCCCTCAATTCCTCCGTCAGCACCAACATCCACAGAAACGACAGGGATTCCAGCTGCATCTGCTTGAGCCACTGCTCCTGCAATCCCTTTAGAATCCACGGCATTCAGCAGGATGAGGTCGACACCTTGTGTAATGAAGTCCTCAATTTGAGAGGTTTGTTTGGCCAAATCAGCATCTGCCGCCTGCACGATAATTTCAGCACCAACCTCATCGGCATAATCCTCTGCCGCTTCACTCATTGATACGAAAAATGGATTAGCTAAATTGTTAAGAGTTAAACCGATTTTAACTTTTTCTTCTTTGTCAGCGCTTTCATTTTCCTGCCCGGAAGTTTCATTACTTGAACAAGCTGCCATAAATAGCATAAGGATTATCATTAAAATTAAGTTAAGCTTCATTTTCATTTTTCTTTCCCCCTCCAGATTTAACTTTCGATCTTTTGAATGCGCTTACAAAATAAATTAATGATGTCCTCCTTTCTGATTCCATTACGCATATCAAAACTAGATGTTGGGATTTTTTTGTACTATGCGTAAAAATCACCAAGATTGGATATGATTGTTTTTGCTTATTAATGATGATATATGCGTATACAAATTTTGTCAATAAGTTTTCTAAAAATTACAAAAACATTTGTCATTCCCTATAATATAACTGTTTTAACTTATAATCATTCTTATCCTTATTAGCCACCTCAACCACTTGTGATTGTTTGTGATTACTTTTATTCATAAATTAACCAAATGCGCATTCAAGCCTGACTGAAGTCTTCATCGATCAATCATCATTTTTTCTTTTGATATCGAGAGTAGTCTATAATTAAAGAGAAAACGCTTACGAAAGGAGCACTCCTATTCATGTTTATGGAAGAACGTAAAGCGCAAATCCTTGAATACTTGCGCCATATGTCACGGGCCTCTGTCCATGACTTAAGTAAACAATTTAATGTTTCAGACTCTACGATTCGAAGGGATCTAAAGGAGTTAGAGGAAACAGATAATATAAAAAGAACTCACGGCGGTGCTATCCTTCTGCAGCCTGTCAGTTTTGAAGCATCGATCGGAGACAGAAAAAAAGATTATATTTCAGAAAAGCAGGCGATTGCTAAAAAAGCCGTAGAGTTTATCAACCCCGGCGATGCCATTCTATTAGATTCAGGAACTACCACATTTGAACTTGTGAAAGAGTTAAAATCCTTCACTAATCTCTCCATCGTTACCAACTCTATCATTATCATGCAGGAGTTAACCGATATTCCGGGATTAGAGGTAATGCTGCTAGGCGGAAATTTACGAAGGGAAACATCAGCATTAGTCGGGCCTTTTGCGGAGCAGTCTCTCAATATGATTCGAATTGATAAAGCCTTTATCGGGACGAACGGGCTGGACCTAAAAGAAGGGATGATTACCACCCCTAACCTTACCGAAGCGCGGATTAAGCGGATGATGATTACGAACTCCAGGCACACTATTTTATTGACCGATCATAGTAAAATTGGCAAAGTGAATTTTGCAAAAGTAGCTGATCTGGCAGAGATAGACTTTTGTATCGTAGACAACCATATACCGGCTGATTTTGAAGAGGACATGAAGCGTTTTGATGTAAATGTACATATGGTTAAAGTTTAAAACGGCTTTAAACACAAAAAAGAGGATCCAAAAAGGATCCTCTTATGTATTAAACCTCTCTGATAACCGATCTGCCTTCGGTTTGCTTCTGGTCGATCCATTGCCACTCTTCATGGAGCTCTATTTTCCCATCATTCGTTATTACCGGCGTGGACTTACATTTCCCTCCTCTTATTTCATTGGAGATGTTAATGTGGTTGTATCGGAACTCTAATGTATCATCTGCATTCACAATTCCAACCAGCTTTCCTTTTACGATGTCTCCGCCCTCGTAATCTGCGTAAAGAATGCGCCCCTCCTGGTAATAGTGAAAATAAGTTTTTGAAGAGACTTCCCCATTCTCCGTATTTTCCACAGAAATGAACGTTCGATTATTATAATCAATCATCCTAAATCATCCTCCTGGCACAAAGTTATCTCCATTTCTTAGCTAGCGATTCAATATGCTCTGGTGTTGTTCGGCAGCACCCGCCAATGATGCGCGCGCCCGTTTCATACCAGGCTTCCGACTGAATATCGAATGGGTCACAAGCTTCTTCCCCATGCCATGTTTTCGTTTCAGGATTATAAGTTTCTCCTGAATTCGGATAAACAATAATTGGCTTCACTGTGTTTCTACGCAGTTCTTTCACAGCTTCTATAGCAGAAGGGACTGGGGCACAATTTACACCAATGGCTACGATCTGGTTATGATCATTAAATGTTTCTGCACATCTCTTTAGATTCGTACCATCACTTATGGCATCTCCATTTCTTAAGGAAAAAGACAGCCAGGCAGATGTACCCGGAAATTCTTCCAGTAAGGAAGCAAGTACTTGCGCTTCCTGAAAAGACGGGATGGTTTCTATAGCTAAAAGATCCGCCCCTGCTTCAATCAAGGCTTCCATACTTGGACGGTGAAAATCTGCTAAACATTTATCAGACACGCCGTAGTTCCCTGCGTATTCAGACCCATCTGCAAGATAGGCTCCATATGGTCCTACAGAGGCAGCAACCAAAGGTTTAGAACGGTCTGTTTTTTCTTCCTCATTCCAAACCTCATCTCTGGCCTGTCTTGCTAGATGAACCGTCTTTTTAATTAAGTCTATTGCTTCCTCTTTTTTAATACCGCGCTTAGCAAACCCAGCAATTGTCGCCTGGTAGCTTGACGTAATAGCTACATCTGCTCCTTTGCGGAAATAATCCGCATGTACCTGGACAATGGCTTCTGGCTTTTCCAGCAAGACTCGTGCTGACCAAAGCGGATCATCCAAATCACATCCGTGCTTTTCTAATTCCGTCGCTAACGCCCCATCAAGAATGACAAGGGAATACTTTTGCAAAATTGAATCAATGGGATTGTGCTTTTGACTGGTTTGGTTCGACATATCTGGTTCCTCTTTTCTTTACGTGCTTTCCTATACAGAACAAAGGCTAAAAGCGCCATGGTAGACACGAAACGCATAAGCAAAACGGCCGGAGGAAGGCGGCCTTCCCTTTTAGCAGGGCGGATTGCTTATGACGCGAGTGTCTGGGTGCTGGATCTGGATGTCGCTCTTTTAAACATATATATCCACTTGCTATACATTAAAAAACGCACTCCAAACGAGTGCGTGTCCGACAAATAAAAGAAGCTCCTATCTATCAGGTAAGATCACCCGCTGGAATTAGCACAGTGTTTAAATAGACCTGTTGCTGAGGTTTCTAAGGGCCAGTCCCTCCACCTCTCTGGATAAGAATTATTTACATTTTTCACAACTCTACCAATTGATTTAAAAATAGTCAAGATAGTAAAAATGTATACCATTTCAATATGAGAACCCCAGAAATCTATTCATCCTCCTAGTCTATTTGTTTCATTTTCCAGCTTCACTAGAGCGGTTACATTTTGTGGAAGCGTTCGCGAAGTGCTGAGGCCACCGGGATTCTCACGCTCTCTCATACTATAGAGACAGAATTGACGCTTTCGGGCTTTTTGTTATAGTTTAGGAGATTATACAGGAATACTGACCAGACCACATGTTGAGAAAAGGAACTATCAGCTTTTTCGAACAGCTGTTTTTCCATTGGCTCTCTCGTGAAAGGGGCTCCTTAAAATGAAAAGCATTCAAAGCCGCTTATTAATCATGCTGCTAATGTTCATCATTCTCCCCTATTTTTTATCTGTTTTTTTAATCTACAGCTACACGAAAAATAGTGTGGAGCAGCATGAACTTGAGAACAGCCGCGAACAAATTCAGGAAAGCTCAGAAGAACTCGAACAATATTTCAATGAGATGATTGATCTTCCTTATATTCTGTATCGCGACCCCGAGCTTTTTCGGATCTTCAATAACGAAATAGATGATTCAGCCTATTTAGAAAAAAGCTTAGAAAATTACTTTCTCATGCGAAAAGAAATCCGGCAGGTCCGGCTATATCTCGATAAGGGTAAAGAATCGTTAGCTGTTTATAATGGAATGGTCAGCGCACGGAAATCAAAGCCTGACTTTTTAGAGCAAAATACGATAAACGAACTTTATGATACAAACGTTAAATACCCCCTGGAACCGCCTCATCCGATTGAAAATTATAATGAGGCCGCGATTGTCCCCCAATCGGACAACTCTACGGTGATGACCTTTCACCATAAAATAGTAGACGTGCTGTCTAATGAATTTCTCGGCATCCTTACGACAGACATCGATTTAGATGTCTATGCTCAAATATGCCAAAACCTCCTGCAGGAAGACGAAGAAACCGTGATGCTTGTTAATGAAAATGCCAATGTAATTTACGCAAACGACCAAGAGCTTATCGGCAAGCCAGTAACATCTGACATAAAACAGAAGATGAACACCTCAGGAGGAAAAAGTGAAGATATAATTCTATCCAAAACCTTAACAGGACCGCTTCAAAACTGGAAATTAGTGAAAATCACACCAAGTGAAGTCTTATTCCAGGAGGTCAGAAAAACCGCCTACACAAGCATTTTGGTGGGGATA
This window of the Halobacillus sp. Marseille-Q1614 genome carries:
- the mmuM gene encoding homocysteine S-methyltransferase, coding for MSNQTSQKHNPIDSILQKYSLVILDGALATELEKHGCDLDDPLWSARVLLEKPEAIVQVHADYFRKGADVAITSSYQATIAGFAKRGIKKEEAIDLIKKTVHLARQARDEVWNEEEKTDRSKPLVAASVGPYGAYLADGSEYAGNYGVSDKCLADFHRPSMEALIEAGADLLAIETIPSFQEAQVLASLLEEFPGTSAWLSFSLRNGDAISDGTNLKRCAETFNDHNQIVAIGVNCAPVPSAIEAVKELRRNTVKPIIVYPNSGETYNPETKTWHGEEACDPFDIQSEAWYETGARIIGGCCRTTPEHIESLAKKWR
- a CDS encoding sugar ABC transporter ATP-binding protein, whose protein sequence is MVMQEKVKINSAAAMPILRMEGISKTFSGTTVLKNVYIDLYPGEVHALMGENGAGKSTLMKILSGVYVPDQDSGRITYKNQSVTWKDPLTARKRGIGVIHQELNLSPNLTISENILMGTKYPRNKFGMVRWEEVHKRAKEVLSSMGSDLKPETLVSTLSVAQQQMVEIARALSYKAEVLIMDEPTASLTDKEIDSLFTIIKDLRKQGVAIVYISHRMEEIFKISDRYTVLRDGEWIQSGPIHETNPDHLVSLMVGRDLKDLFQRSKSNYIKEEGKDKPALEVRNLSDSTFVKDLSFQIYPGEIVGFAGLVGAGRTELVRSIFGVSDIQQGEVWAGGQQVKIKSPIDAIKHGIALVPESRKEQGLFPDMSVKENILLAELKEHKKNLKINWKSLNRMADEYIQSLNIKTASPDQPISGLSGGNQQKAVIARWLSTNPKVLLLDEPTRGVDIGAKTEIHKIISELADAGLAVLMISSELPEVIGVSDRIFVMHEGRITGHLQKHEATQERIMYHATGGK
- a CDS encoding ABC transporter permease, with protein sequence MKSTLSSNQQPAHPPVGPGFKLGRHASTLWNQLGMVIILILLCIVMSVMAPNFLDSANLTNILKQVSVTAILAAGMTIVILTGGIDLSVGSIVALSGVVSVMASQTGMNPIIAMLLGVGAGYLVGFINGVFTAKIGLPAFIVTLASMTYVRGLAYVTSGGYPVVLESSTFRFVGSGSILSIPTPIYLMVLVYIIMFLVLKYTMFGRHIYAIGGNEEAARLTGIKVKKTLVNVYSISGLLAGLGGVVLAGRLYSGQPTAGNMYELDAIAAVILGGSKLTGGVGKIQGTIIGVLIMGVITNGLTLMDVSYYWQLVVKGGVILSAVLIDRLRS
- a CDS encoding sensor histidine kinase, which gives rise to MKSIQSRLLIMLLMFIILPYFLSVFLIYSYTKNSVEQHELENSREQIQESSEELEQYFNEMIDLPYILYRDPELFRIFNNEIDDSAYLEKSLENYFLMRKEIRQVRLYLDKGKESLAVYNGMVSARKSKPDFLEQNTINELYDTNVKYPLEPPHPIENYNEAAIVPQSDNSTVMTFHHKIVDVLSNEFLGILTTDIDLDVYAQICQNLLQEDEETVMLVNENANVIYANDQELIGKPVTSDIKQKMNTSGGKSEDIILSKTLTGPLQNWKLVKITPSEVLFQEVRKTAYTSILVGIGVGLLGVLMISMITYKITHPIKQLTQKVRSIEGGDTHAPFDDSRTDEIGYLEKHMKEMMDRINRHIDREYKLEIENKENQFRALKSQVNPHFLFNSLQSIGAVALRSKAPHVYQLVTSLSKMMRYSMKANKWVLVHDEVNYIEAYLMLQKERFRNNVNYSIKISDTILQMTIPSMILQPLVENFFKHSYEEGFHEAHLTIHGEIQGKVLQLAVENDGPSLTDEELHELRSNIYTAPYEGTYSEKHIGLKNIHDRLILNYGHDASLEVDTIQGQGFLVKISIPLQSKLAQ
- a CDS encoding n-acetylglutamate synthase, which translates into the protein MIDYNNRTFISVENTENGEVSSKTYFHYYQEGRILYADYEGGDIVKGKLVGIVNADDTLEFRYNHINISNEIRGGKCKSTPVITNDGKIELHEEWQWIDQKQTEGRSVIREV
- a CDS encoding DeoR/GlpR family DNA-binding transcription regulator, with amino-acid sequence MFMEERKAQILEYLRHMSRASVHDLSKQFNVSDSTIRRDLKELEETDNIKRTHGGAILLQPVSFEASIGDRKKDYISEKQAIAKKAVEFINPGDAILLDSGTTTFELVKELKSFTNLSIVTNSIIIMQELTDIPGLEVMLLGGNLRRETSALVGPFAEQSLNMIRIDKAFIGTNGLDLKEGMITTPNLTEARIKRMMITNSRHTILLTDHSKIGKVNFAKVADLAEIDFCIVDNHIPADFEEDMKRFDVNVHMVKV
- a CDS encoding substrate-binding domain-containing protein; amino-acid sequence: MKMKLNLILMIILMLFMAACSSNETSGQENESADKEEKVKIGLTLNNLANPFFVSMSEAAEDYADEVGAEIIVQAADADLAKQTSQIEDFITQGVDLILLNAVDSKGIAGAVAQADAAGIPVVSVDVGADGGIEGTVTSDNYQGGVLAAEYMIEDLGGKGNVVVIDGPPVTAVKDRIAGFEDTIKGTDIKVIAKQNGEGNREKGLQVMESILQANEPGTIDAVFANNDPVAIGAEIAQQQAGRQDEFYIVGVDGSPDVIEAMKKEGSSIAGTSAQHPDEMIKKAMDVGIQVLDGESVEEVIKIPVDLVTQDNVDSYEGW